The DNA sequence actgtgttaaatgcttttggaaaatccagatacaccacgtctacgggccttcctttatctagatggcaactcacctcctcatagaaggttaatagattggtttggcaagagcgattcttcatgaatccatgctgattactgctaatgataccatttttattactaaaatcttgtatatagtcccttattattccctccaagagcttgcatactattgatgttaggctaactagtctgtacatcccagggatgtattttcatatatatatatatatatatatatatatatatatatatatatatatagtaaaattatgaaatgtatgtataataaaaaagaattttaaacatatattacatacaGTCTTTTACATTAAGGTGACCTCTttcatgtgtacatctaaaaaaaaacaaaaaaactatagctcctctttaaagtggttgtaaacccttacattccACCTTTtactacaggaaagcctataataaggcttaactgtagctaccccggatatcacctaaaccttcatggtttaggagatatcccctctatcagcatgtgccgacatcattggcacatgcgcacagaAGCAATGGCtcgttcgtgccgttgcttcagctgatgtgctgttactggcagctcccgcgcgcatacgcgggagtgacgtcatcgcggctccggccagtcacagtgccggagcccccGATACCCAGAAATAACTCAGGGAGAGATGTCGCCGGCCAGACCAGTGTGCGGGGACTTCGaactaaggtgagtatttcataatgagctagtatgctatgcatactagctcattatgcctttgtctttcaggttttttttttttgagtaggtttacaaccactttaatacttgtttgaaacaatcccaaaaaaacaatttaaatgactaatctaggggccagaaaacagcactgtgcatgcaggaaaagatcatctgagggcatgataaagttgtagaaaTCACATGAACTGTTTTTCCTTGATTCCCAATCAAGCAAGCCTACCCTCATGGTAgtcagggggcagaaacccttATCTGAGTGGACAGGTTCACTGCTGTTCTCAATATTTGTGAACTCTCCTGTTCCCGAACCGAGTTGTTCGTGAAATGGATATAAGTATTATGGTTGTATATTTATACGGGCAAGAACTATATAGCAATATCACCCAGTTGGATCCATGTATTATcatgtgcatatactgtatgtgttagtAAAGAGATTAATATGTATAAAGTGTGCACAGCAGGCCTATATAtgcaggtatgcccatttgcatATAATTTTCAGCACGTTATTACATACTTACATGTTTTCTATATTTCTCTTTCAAACAAGTATACATTGCCTAAATTTTGTGTTTCAATTCCAGGACTCTGTCTGGCCTCTGTGTTTTTGGTCTCCCAGACTAGGGGCAGCATTGGCTTACGCCCCTTTAAAATAGTGGTCTCTTGTTTAAATCCATAACGTGTAACAGCTGCAATGTGGATGAAGCAATCAGAAGCTCTCTGAGACTGTGTTTCTCTTTTAATATAACATGGAATACACACATTTACATGACTGGAATAAAATGTGAGTTGGAGATTTtctatctgtcagaaaccatgaatcagactgagagagaagtacagttaaatcacacttgtttgataacaataataaaaaggtaaacgtagtcaaaacatagccagagttcaggaaccggaacggatagtcagacaagccaaaacgtcagggagccagatatGAGCGTAGTAGAATAgccagcaggatctggagccagaaggaatgtcagccaagcaagtctttaacaggaacacaggagagcatctctagagatgtgaccaaggtgaaggcagagatcatctgggctggacggcttaagtatgcaggactaaccagcaggatatcatcaacaggtgagtcactgtggagagaaaggagctggcaattagccgacagctgagtggccagctctgagaaggaagggctgagcccagccctggcactatCCAGGATATCAATGTATTATGATGTTAATCGAGTTTGACTGActatttgtattttcatttgtaGACAATTGATACCCTACTAATCCCTAATGAAGGAGTTGATAACAAactctgaaacatgtcgggtgagGGATATCAACCTGTATTGTCATGTATTTTTGCAATGATGTTTTTCCAGTTGCTTAGGCCATGTTTATTCCATGTTTTCAGTTTTGAATcactttaaatataaataaatgattttttaccTACTTTAATGTAATACCATTTAAGTGCCTCAAAGTTCCCACCCCAGTGGATTTTCTGTTTTTCAATAAATTAATAATGAATCAGTGTGCAAAATTCCACCATTGATGTCAACACAGTTCCAAAGTGCTCCACACCACTCTACATTTGTGTAGTGCCTATGTTCCACAATGTGTGCTTCCCAATCCATGAGGCAAATACAAATTGTGTGACAACTCACCAGAAATTGCGACCCCTTATTTAATAGAAGGTCAAAAGCACTTTATATTCTCCCAAGGCAATCTCCTTCATCCACCATGATATGTGACATTGTTAGGGATGTCCCCAAAGACATTGCATGATGAAATGCGTTGAGTTGTGCAATATTGCTGACAGCATACCGCATGGGAACCCAACTCGCATCATGTAACTGGTGGAGTTGGCAGCCAGGTATGATTACAATTGCCAGGCAAAGTTATGCCCTCCCATCGCACAGGcacaaaggggagggggggggtctcacAGATCACCCACAAGAGGGGAACAGTGTCACTCCGCACCACCTTCAATTCCTCAAATCCATTGTTAGACAACCAAAGGTTAAATCAGACAGGTCAGGCCATAAGAGATTACTTGAGCAGAGACCTTGAAATCACTTGAACAATGGCCCTATAGATCCAAGGAATTCAACACAAAATCCAGCCATTTCCCGTGTGCTCCACCTATTTGGATCACACAGGTCACATGCTGAGACACTGGAGAAATTGGCAGGATTTAGGGACAGTTTTGATTTCCTTGGATCTATAGGGGCATTGTTCAAATGATCTCAAGGTCTCTGCTCAAGCAATCTCTTATGGCCTGGCCTGTCTGATTTAACCTTTTGATTGTCTAACAATGGATTTGAGGAATTGAAGGTGGTCCAGAGTGATGCTGTTCCCCTCTTGTGGGTGATCtgtgagacaccccccccccccttttatgcaTGTGCGGTGGAGGGCATAACTCTGCCTGGCAATTGGTTTCCACACCTGTTATCCATCCCATACTTCTTCCATTGTTGACCCTGTTGGGAGAGACTACCAAATAATTTGATCTGGATATAGATCTACAGTTTGATCTACATTATACTCTTTCACTCTAATCATAGGTTCTAACCTCTGTGAGCCTCCAGACCAAatcctctacagcaggggtctcaaactggcggccctccagctgttgcagaactacaagtcccatcatgcctctgcctgtgggagtcatgcttgtaactgtcagccttgcaatgcctcatgggacttgtagttccgcaacaactggagggccaccagtttgagacctctgctctaCAGTGTCTAAATAGACTTTACACTCAGAGTAATGCTGGCTTTATCACCAGCACCTGTGTTGCTTTAGGTCTGTGTTGGTGTTCATTTGTCTCCCTGGACATATCTATACAAATCTGTCTACCAACAATACATCATACTAGTTTTTTATTCGCGTCTGATAACTACACAGTAAGcctttgtgtgtgtttttattttgttttgttgtttttccttttttacctTTTAAACCTACTCCTACTCTGACACTAAAATAACAATTTCCAATACTACTACAAATATTTGCTGGTCTCTTCACCATCTGTCCAGCATTTGTACGGTAAAAAATATTATTGAGCAATTTGGCTATATCCTTATTTATACCCCCTTTGAGAACCATTTTGGTTCATTCAATTACCTTATTTGTAAATATCATTGTTTGGACCTTAATCTTACTACGGCCTACTACACCTGCTCAATTTGCACATACCTATGGCCAATTACTAAGTTTTAACTCCCTATGACACTTAACCCATACTTACTGATATTTCTATATCATCTTATCTATATGCGTCCCAACTGGGTGGCTTTGTTTCTTGCCCCCACCTGGCCAATCCCTTGTGGAGGTTGTTTTCGGCCAACTGACCCAGTCAGAGCATTTTTTGTATCCTAtgttcccttccccttttttctatCAAAGTTTTTATACTATGTTAACAAACCATACATTCATTGCAGTTTTCTTTATATATACTTAATAGATtgttatgctcctgaagaagcgtatctgtacgcgcaacatgtcgagcgactGAAATTTAATTGATATAAAAGTGAAGATATAAAAACCTGTCAGAGGGTTTACTGCGTCACCCACTAGAAACTGGATATCAGTTTCCAATAGACTTGGATAGGCTCTCTATAAATGGCCATTTgctaaagaaatttgtttgaaaatgCTCTATTTTATTTAGCATGCACCCAAAATGTGGACATATTTTGTAATGGCCCCTCTAATATCCTGGTTCCTCAAGCTGTAGATCAGAGGGTTGAAAATTGGAGTCACCAAAAGATATATCAAGGACAGGTACTTGTTTGAATTGGAAGAACTGCTTTttgatgaaaaaatatatacagatgCCAAACTTCCAAAGTAAAGGCAAACTACGGTGAGGTGGGAGCTGCAGGTAGAGAAGGCCCTCTGTCTCCTGATGGACGATGGGATCTTTAGGGCAGTATGAAAGATAAAAACATAGGTGCCAACAATAAACACAAATGGACAGACAAGGAAAGGAGTTGACACCATGGAAGTGAGCAGTTCAACAGACGAAATATCAGAACATGAAAGTTCTAAAACAGGAGCAACATCACAGAAGAAATGATTGATGGTATGTGGACCGCAGAATTTTAACCTACACAACAAAGCATACAGTACAAGTGACAGCACAACACCCATTGACCAACATAAAGCGACAATCTGAAGTTGAAGTCTAGATGTCATAATGATGGTATAATGTAATGGCTTACAAATGGCCACATATCGGTCGAGGGACATGGAGAATAAAAGCAGACATTGAGTGATTCCACATACAGCTAGCAGTGAGAAATTAAAAAAACATCTGGTTATGGATATTTTTCCACCACCTACTAGTGTCAACCATAACATATTGGGCTGAATATTGCTGGTGAAGAGGATCTCAGACAAGGACAGCTGGCTCAGAAAGACATACATGGGAGAATGAAGGTTCTTGCTGACAATAACCAAGATGACAACAACGGTGTTTCCTGTTAGAGCCATGATGTAAATGACCAGAAGGAGGACAAAGATTAGGACTTTGAGCTCTTGAAGGTCTCCAAAACCCAAAAGGAAAAATTCTATGACCGCTGTTTGATTCTTCTTGATCATCAACTGCAGATCACAAGATAAATAGAACTTAAAGCCCAAATTCACCTTTAGGGCTTTACCTACTTCTTGGACGTTTCCCACCACATTACACTACACACTTTCTCCATACTCCAGTGCCACCCTCTACATACTCCTCCATTGGTGGCCAGTCATTTTCTAGGCTTTCTAGGTCATTCACTTCCTCTGAGCTGAGGCTGTCATGGACATACCTCTGATGGGTGAATCATCATGCTTGGGCTCACAGTGGAATGCTACATAGAATGGCACTATCATGTCACAAGACAAGTACCATTATATGTAGAACTGTGCACACCCAGCACTAGACCACTTCTAGCACCTTTCCCAgcaaatttgccctcctagaacaattcttagccCCTGCTGCCACCTAAATTCCCCTTCTCAACTTAAataccctccccccaatctccttgtggtgccccccccaccttacatgatatcacagtgcccagggcatCCGCGCCTTCTGCCCACCCCTCGCCCtgagtgtaatgcaagtaaccagcacacaAAGCCTACAGCTcgggtcagttaaccacttgccgaccatccgccacagttgtagtgcggcagaatggcatggctgggcgataATGCACCaagtcacaaagctccaatcatcccaccactggacaatgaggtcactgtactccaatggcctccacagtcaccacatctcaatccaatagagcacctttgggatgtggtgaaatgggagattgacattatggatgtgcagctgacaaatctgcagcaactgcgtgatgctatcatgtcactatggaccgaaatctctgaggaatgtttccaacaccttgttgaatttatgccttGAAGAATGAAGAcaaaagggggttcaacccggtactagcaaggtgtacctaataattgtattttttaatgttcTGTTTAACTACTTGGTAACCCCTTATTCCACCCTAATAAGCTCTAACTCATTCCTCCTTTACATGATataggtattatttttttttagattttttttttttgtctattcgGCGTACCATTTATATTGGGGGTATATTTATATAGTACTGAATGTGAGATTCACCAAGTGTtgactgcaggtgaatcttcctgattaatttaaattgtaaaaagtttcaccatttttttgtaccaaaatcaTAGTTTTATTGTCATTATAAATTAGACATATCACACTTGTTATTTTAATTAGCCTAAATGTTTGTAAACCCTAATAACTAACTTCTCTTACTTGTTCCATTTTGGATTGTTAAACATACCTTTGAAAGAATTATATCTCAATGATAAGTgcaattcagagctgtcctgtgcatGTTTCCTGTGGTAGCTCAAGGAGGCGAATTAGCCCTCCCAGTTCTTACCTTGGTACTATagaacactaatgccgcatacacacgagcagactttttgaccggactggtccgacggactatccgacggactttcggcggacttcctaaggactttcccaacgaacggacttgcctacacacgatcacaccacgtgatgacgtacgaccgtgctaaaataaggaagttgatagccggtagccaatagctgccctaacgtcggttttgtccatcggactagcatatagacgagcggatttttcgactggactccagtccgtcggaaagatttgaaacatgttttatttctaggtccatcggtcttttgggaaaaaaaagtcagctggagtccacacacaatcgaattgtctgacggagtccggtccgccggaccaagtctgccgtaaagtccgctcgtgtgtacgcggcattagcccttATATTGTGGAGAATTAGATAGGTGAAGGCTCTTTATAGTTTAGCTGAAGACAGATGCAAATGGGGAAAAAACAAGGAACTCCGCTCAGGTGGGTGAATCCAGATAAATTAATGAGTTAAGTGAATCGAAGGACCCATCTCAAGGGTGCTCGCCGCGGCTCGCCCGCCGTACAAACTGCGAAAAGGCAAAAAACGGCTGCACTCCAAGCTGATGAATATGAGTCCTTTATTAATCCAGCCAAGTGACACACCACATTAAAAAACGACAATCAAGGCATTAAGGCAGACATGTTTCACACAGTATCATGTGCTTAATCATTCTGATTAAGCACATGATACTGTGTGAAACATGTCTGTGTGAAACATGATTAATAAAGAACTCATATTCATCATCTTGGAGCGCAGCCGTTTCTTCCTGTTAGCTGAAGACAACTGGGGAGCtaacaaaacatgtaaaaaattttGCATATTGTCAGTACACAACagaaccacttgacctctgggaggtttaacccccccccccccatgaccaggacatttttttgcaatttcggcactgctttactttagctGGAAATTGTGCGGTTATGCAACTCTGTATGcccgggatctccaaactacggccctccagctgttgcggaactacacatcccatgaggcattgtaaaactctgacattcacagacatgactaggcatgatgggatatgtagatcctgaacaactggagggccgtagtttagagacaaaaatgaaattgttatcaattttttcacacaaatagagctttcttttggtggtatttgatcaccactgtttttttctttttttttttgctatataaataaaaaagtaccaaaaatgttgaaaaaaactgttttttcttaagcctcgtacacacgatcggattttctgcagacaaaacctctgacttttgtccgaaggcgtgtgccaggaacttgtcttgcatacaaacggcaaggaattgtcggccaacaaacgcgaacgtagtgatgtactactatgtttttcagctctttagcgccaccctttgggctccttctgctaatttcttgttagtagaagtttggtgagtgttaattcgcgcttttcatttcgcgcttttcagttcgtctctcaacggccattcgtcaaccagacatgttgtggaatcggaggagatgacgtgttatttattattggccttggagtttttgctttgacccaagtccagtccaagaacagaaggatttcttggaccaaaaatgggttgctttattaatcgtgaccaattatgctgcgggagctccaggagaattatccagatgattttcggaattatctcggatgacggacccctgctttccccaactcttggcattgttgaccccctatattaagaagcaggacacatgcatgaggcttttattttattttttggttgaataataatgatttgatttagtatattttctatattttcggatgcatagaatgcactttttggttaagttcttttcgcagatagcatgtctaattttatttgttttcttttttaatgcacaattaaaaaaattgtgtagaataatacttggctatgtgttttacttcaaatgacagtttgggagtcggcagttacattataaaaaaatacaatgtaaaattaacaagggacaccaacatagttgtgtatttgagcttaaaaactgcaagataataatgatgttgtggtaacttgacccaaaaaaaaaattattattcttgatatcactataaaaaaaagcctttggaaatacttttggcagaactctgtcagtatcaccagtaaagcagcttcattgttatcccattaaaaaagaagagaattgtgcgctgcatttcgagatttcatcatttgccacgtcatgaatgtgatATCgttattacgaacgctagtttacaagaccgaccgcttctgcttccgagcatgcgtgtttgtactttgaacttttgtccgacggacttgtgtacacacgctcggaaaatccgacaacagacatttgtccgcagaaaattttaaaacctgctagccaacatctgtccgcggaaaatccgacaattgtccgatggagcgtacaaacggtcggattttccgccaacagcctgtcatcacacatttcgtacgaggcttaagtctctgtttgaaaattttgcaaataaataatctttcttcacgaatttaggccaaaatatattttaCTGCATATCTTTGGCAAACATAACCCAAATTggagtatattatttagtctatgtaaaagttatagagtccacaatctaTGGCGGGCATCACTAGATGGCGGACAGCGGGCAACGTCCGGACCGAGGCACTCTTCTGCCCGGCCTGCCGCAtttctgacagaactggagaggatctgcaaggaggaatggcagaggatccccaaatccaggtgtgaaaaacttgttgcatctttcccaaaaagactcatggctgtattagatcaaaaggggcttctactaaatactgagcaaagggtctgaatacttaggactatgtgatatttcagtttatcttttttaataaatctgcaaaatttcaacaattctgtgtttctgtcaatatggggtgctgtgtgtacattaaggaggaaaaaaatgaacttaaatgattttagcaaatggctgcaatatgacgaAGAGTGAAAAcattaagggagtctgaatactttccgtccccactgtatatattatattcatTATTATACATAATGACAAAGTCAATGTTAAATTAGCACGCCCATAGTTAAAATGTACAAACTGCTTTGGTCCATGAGCTATAGACTCTCTTCGCAATTGCACAATAAATCACACTCCTTCAGTATCTTTCTAGGTTGGTATTAACTGGTTACAATATCTCTAGGAAAAATCACATAAAAGTATTTTCTTACTATTTCTTTCTACTTTTGCCACATGGTTGCCAAAGTAATTAATAGGCATAAAATCATACTCATGTAAAGAGCCATTCTGAGTAACC is a window from the Aquarana catesbeiana isolate 2022-GZ linkage group LG03, ASM4218655v1, whole genome shotgun sequence genome containing:
- the LOC141134147 gene encoding olfactory receptor 2AP1-like — its product is MIKKNQTAVIEFFLLGFGDLQELKVLIFVLLLVIYIMALTGNTVVVILVIVSKNLHSPMYVFLSQLSLSEILFTSNIQPNMLWLTLVGGGKISITRCFFNFSLLAVCGITQCLLLFSMSLDRYVAICKPLHYTIIMTSRLQLQIVALCWSMGVVLSLVLYALLCRLKFCGPHTINHFFCDVAPVLELSCSDISSVELLTSMVSTPFLVCPFVFIVGTYVFIFHTALKIPSSIRRQRAFSTCSSHLTVVCLYFGSLASVYIFSSKSSSSNSNKYLSLIYLLVTPIFNPLIYSLRNQDIRGAITKYVHILGAC